From the genome of Faecalibacterium prausnitzii:
TCGTGCTGCTGGTGGGCGTCCATGCGCGGTCGGCCATCATCCTGCTGTGCTGTGTGCCGCTGATCCCCATGTCCATCGTGGCGGTGCAGAAATTCGCCAAAAAGCTGCTGGACAAATACTGGGGCGAATACACCACCCTCGGCGACAGCTTTCTGGAAAACATCCAGGGCCTGACCACCCTGAAGATCTACCAGGCCGACGGCTGGAAGCATGAGGAGATGAACCGGCAGGCCGAGCGCTTCCGGAAGATCACGATGAAAGTGCTGACCATGCAGCTGAACTCCGTCACCCTCATGGACCTGATGGCCTATGGCGGCGCGGGGCTGGGCATCATCAGCGCGGTGACGGCGTTTGCCAAAGGGCAGATCACCCTGACAGCGGCGCTGACCATTCTTCTGCTGGCGGCAGATTTCTTCCTGCCGCTCCGCTTGCTGGGCAGCTACTTCCACATCGCGATGAACGGAGCAGCCTCGGCGGAGAAGATCTTCCGTCTGCTGGCGGCGGACGAGCCTGCCGACGGCACACAGGAGGCAGGGGAGGATACCACCCTGAAGCTGGACCATGTGACCTTTGGCTACGAGAACGACCGCACCATCCTCCACGATGTCTCGCTGTGCATCCCGCAGGGCAGCTTCGTCTCGCTGGTGGGCGAGTCCGGCTGCGGCAAAAGCACCATTGCGGCCATTCTATCCGGTGCCCGCACCGGGTATACGGGCAGCGTGACGCTGGGCGGTGTGCCGGTGCAGATGCTCCGGGAAGAGAGCCGCCTGCGCACCTTGACGGTCGTGCCGCACAATGCGGCCATCTTCAGGGGAACGGTCGGTTCCAACCTGCGGATGGCAGCGCCCGCTGCCGATGACGCTGCACTTTGGGCCGCGCTGGAAGAGGTGAACCTTGCCGCGTTCTGCCGCAGTCAGCAGGGGCTGGACACCCCGCTGCATGAGGGCGGCTCAAACCTGTCCGGTGGTCAGCGCCAGCGTCTGGCCATGGCCCGTGCGCTGCTGCACGACTCGCCCATCTACCTCTTCGACGAAGCCACCTCCAACGTGGACGCCGAGAGTGAAAACGACATCATGGCGGCCATCCGCAAGCTGGCGGGGAAGAAAACGGTCATCCTCATCTCCCACCGTCTGGCCAATGTGGTGGACAGCGACTGCATCTACGTCATGGACGGCGGCCGCATCGCCGAGCAGGGAAAACACGAGGCCCTGCTGGCCGAAGGCGGTGTCTACAGCCGCCTGTACAACGCCCAGAAACAGCTGGAAGACCTTGGGGAGGTGAGCGCATGAACGCACCGAAAAAACGCAGTCCGTTTGCGATCGTCCGGCGGCTCATCGTGCTGGTCCGGCCGATGCTGCCTGTGATGCTGGCTGCCATCGCGATGGGTGTGGCGGGGTACTTCTGCGCCACCTTCATCACCATCTTCGGTGGCTTCGGCCTGCTGGCCGCCGCCGGGCTGGAAAGCCCCATCCCCTCGGTGGGCACCGTCTTTGCCTGCATCTTAGTGTTTGCGCTGCTGCGCGGTGTGCTGCGGTATGCCGAGCAGGCATCCAACCATTATATCGCCTTCAAGCTGCTGGCCCTCATCCGCGATCGGGTCTTTGGAGCGCTCCGCCGCCTGAGCCCCGCCAAGCTGGAGGGCCGCGACCGCGGCGACCTCATCAGCCTGATCACCGCCGACATCGAACAGCTGGAAGTCTTCTATGCCCACACCATCTCGCCGGTCTGCATCGCGGTGGTCTGCGTTGTCGGCATGACCTGCTTCACGGCCCGGTATCATCTGCTGCCGGCGCTGGTGCTGCTGGCGGGCTACCTGCTGGTGGGTGCGGCCCTGCCTGTGTGGTCGGCCAGACGCGGTGACAAAGCCGCCCGCGCCTACCGCCAGACCTTCGCCGACACCAACAGCTATATGCTGGAAAACCTGCGCGGCCTGCGGGATACGCTGCAATATCAGGACACCGCCAACCGCGCCGAGGGCATTGCGGCCCACAGCGAGGCGCTGGGGGAGAAGCAGAAGGCGCTGAAGTACCGCGAGGGCGTGACGGTGGGTGCAACCAACACCCTTATCCTGCTGACCGTTCTGGCCGTGCTGGGGGTCAGCCTCCAGCTGTACCAGAACGGTGCGCTGGATGCCGGTGGGGTGCTGGTCTGCACGCTGGCTGCACTGAGCTCTTTCGGCCCGGTGGTGGCGCTGGCCAACCTCGGCGCAAGCCTGACCCAGGTGTTTGCCAGCGCCGACCGTGTGCTGGACCTGCTGGACGAAGAACCGGTCACGGCAGACGTGACCGATGGG
Proteins encoded in this window:
- a CDS encoding ABC transporter ATP-binding protein/permease codes for the protein MINKKLIAFDRGAMRFVGANVAFQWLGMLCNIIFVRVIAQLVGAVFAGGLTHEMLRQDFVLCLFTIPLRYVFTLLASSMSDCASKDVKRTLRSKIYEKLTRLGAGYSETVATSEAVMLASEGVEQIDTYFAKYLPQLFYSLLAPVTLFVLLVGVHARSAIILLCCVPLIPMSIVAVQKFAKKLLDKYWGEYTTLGDSFLENIQGLTTLKIYQADGWKHEEMNRQAERFRKITMKVLTMQLNSVTLMDLMAYGGAGLGIISAVTAFAKGQITLTAALTILLLAADFFLPLRLLGSYFHIAMNGAASAEKIFRLLAADEPADGTQEAGEDTTLKLDHVTFGYENDRTILHDVSLCIPQGSFVSLVGESGCGKSTIAAILSGARTGYTGSVTLGGVPVQMLREESRLRTLTVVPHNAAIFRGTVGSNLRMAAPAADDAALWAALEEVNLAAFCRSQQGLDTPLHEGGSNLSGGQRQRLAMARALLHDSPIYLFDEATSNVDAESENDIMAAIRKLAGKKTVILISHRLANVVDSDCIYVMDGGRIAEQGKHEALLAEGGVYSRLYNAQKQLEDLGEVSA
- a CDS encoding amino acid ABC transporter ATP-binding/permease protein, giving the protein MNAPKKRSPFAIVRRLIVLVRPMLPVMLAAIAMGVAGYFCATFITIFGGFGLLAAAGLESPIPSVGTVFACILVFALLRGVLRYAEQASNHYIAFKLLALIRDRVFGALRRLSPAKLEGRDRGDLISLITADIEQLEVFYAHTISPVCIAVVCVVGMTCFTARYHLLPALVLLAGYLLVGAALPVWSARRGDKAARAYRQTFADTNSYMLENLRGLRDTLQYQDTANRAEGIAAHSEALGEKQKALKYREGVTVGATNTLILLTVLAVLGVSLQLYQNGALDAGGVLVCTLAALSSFGPVVALANLGASLTQVFASADRVLDLLDEEPVTADVTDGADTAFAGAEARKVRFAYADEEVLHDLSLTIPERKIVGITGRSGSGKSTFLRLLLRFWDVSGGSIRFGAEDIRRVNTAALRAQESLVTQETELFDDTIENNIKIARRDATRAEVEAACKKAALDGFIRKLPKGYDTPVGELGGALSGGERQRIGVARAFLHDAPFLLLDEPTSNLDSLNEGIILKAVRDECREKTVLLVSHRKSTMAVADVSFSVESGRLS